In the Syngnathus scovelli strain Florida chromosome 16, RoL_Ssco_1.2, whole genome shotgun sequence genome, one interval contains:
- the elfn1a gene encoding protein ELFN1 translates to MTGREARMAGGWGMASSALLWSAAIVYLTHVGQVSGDCWLIEGEKGFVWLAICSQNQPPYEAIPQHINSTIVDLRMNENKIKSIQYSALSRFANLTYLNLTKNEIAYIEDGAFSAQFNLQVLQMGFNKLRNLTEGILRGLGKLQYLYLQANLIETVTPNAFWECPNIENIDLSMNRIQQLDGSTFTSLTKLTTCELYTNPFNCSCELLGFVKWLSVFPNRTNERMVCDSPSGVSGYSLLSQNPNNPTYRNALHMLTTVCTDDYVTPFFPLPLEPTTPPPDFTLCGLEDCPSGTEPEDIITHNISTTNNEVEANPLMKLKQVSNTGASITVQIPHPYKKMYILVLYNNSFFTDIQTLKEFKEDVELKNLKPHTNYTYCVVSIRNSLRHNHTCLTITTGPWKGKSRDASNATATHYIMTILGCLFSMVIFLGVVYYCLRRKRRQDEKHKKAGSLKKNIMELKYGQELEGGTISRISQKQLLTGENMARMPYLPPASEMDQYKFQEISETPKMMKGSYMEVRSLDHHERRECDMGMAGNSQGSVAEISTIAKEVDKVNQIINNCIDALKTDSTSYQGVRSGAVSNAEPQLVLISEQPQNKSGLLAPPYKDSYHHSLQRHRSSDASPKRPSTASGMRSPRPYRTESRYIEKTSPTGDTILTVTPAAAILRAEAEKIRQYGDHRHSYPDAQIEELEGPDGIKSPMLEQLSHSRSRDLAYSQLPAQYHNLSYSSSPEYYCKPSHSIWERFKLHRKRHKDDEYMAAGHALRKKVQFAKDEDLHDILDYWKGVSAQHKS, encoded by the coding sequence ATGACTGGAAGGGAGGCACGGATGGCCGGCGGGTGGGGCATGGCGAGCAGTGCCCTGCTTTGGTCGGCGGCCATTGTTTATTTGACCCACGTGGGTCAAGTCAGCGGGGACTGCTGGTTAATTGAGGGCGAAAAGGGCTTTGTGTGGCTCGCCATCTGCAGCCAAAACCAACCACCGTACGAGGCCATCCCGCAGCACATCAACAGCACCATTGTGGACCTTCGCATGAATGAAAACAAGATTAAAAGTATTCAATACTCCGCCCTCAGTCGCTTTGCCAATCTAACCTACCTGAACCTGACCAAGAATGAAATCGCCTACATCGAGGACGGGGCCTTTTCCGCTCAATTTAACTTACAAGTTCTTCAGATGGGCTTCAACAAGTTACGGAACTTAACCGAGGGGATCCTCAGGGGTCTTGGAAAGCTGCAGTATCTCTACCTCCAGGCAAACCTGATTGAGACTGTGACACCCAATGCCTTCTGGGAATGCCCCAACATCGAGAACATCGACTTGTCCATGAACCGCATCCAACAGTTGGACGGCTCCACCTTCACCAGTCTGACTAAGCTGACAACCTGCGAGCTGTACACCAATCCCTTCAACTGCTCCTGCGAACTGCTCGGTTTTGTCAAGTGGCTCTCGGTTTTCCCCAACAGGACAAACGAGCGGATGGTGTGCGACTCGCCGAGTGGCGTGTCGGGTTACAGTCTTCTGAGTCAGAACCCGAACAACCCCACCTATCGAAACGCTCTCCACATGCTCACCACCGTGTGCACCGACGACTACGTCACACCTTTTTTCCCGTTGCCGTTGGAGCCCACGACGCCCCCGCCGGACTTCACCCTTTGCGGGCTGGAGGACTGTCCATCGGGGACGGAGCCAGAAGACATAATCACCCACAACATCAGTACGACCAACAACGAAGTGGAAGCAAACCCGCTGATGAAACTGAAGCAAGTGTCCAATACGGGAGCAAGCATCACGGTTCAGATCCCGCATCCTTACAAAAAGATGTACATCCTGGTTCTGTACAACAACAGCTTTTTTACAGACATCCAAACCCTGAAAGAATTCAAGGAGGACGTGGAGCTCAAGAACCTCAAACCTCACACCAACTATACATACTGCGTCGTTTCCATTCGGAACTCCCTGAGACACAACCACACTTGTCTGACAATCACCACAGGACCTTGGAAGGGCAAATCCAGAGACGCGAGCAACGCCACTGCCACTCATTACATCATGACCATTTTGGGCTGCCTCTTTAGCATGGTCATCTTTCTCGGGGTGGTTTATTACTGTTTGCGACGGAAGCGTCGGCAAGACGAAAAGCACAAAAAGGCGGGGAGCCTGAAGAAAAACATCATGGAACTGAAATATGGACAAGAACTGGAGGGAGGGACGATTTCTCGTATCTCCCAGAAACAGTTGCTGACCGGAGAGAACATGGCCAGGATGCCCTACCTCCCGCCTGCCAGTGAAATGGATCAGTACAAATTTCAAGAAATAAGCGAGACTCCAAAAATGATGAAGGGAAGTTACATGGAGGTGCGAAGTCTGGACCACCACGAGCGCAGGGAGTGCGACATGGGAATGGCGGGTAACAGCCAAGGCTCCGTGGCCGAGATCTCCACCATCGCAAAGGAGGTCGATAAAGTCAACCAGATCATCAACAACTGCATTGACGCTCTCAAGACCGACTCCACTTCTTACCAAGGGGTAAGATCGGGAGCCGTGTCCAACGCGGAGCCGCAGCTGGTGCTCATATCCGAGCAGCCGCAGAATAAATCGGGCCTCCTGGCCCCTCCATACAAGGACAGCTACCACCACTCCCTGCAGAGACATCGGTCCTCGGACGCCTCGCCCAAAAGGCCCAGCACAGCCTCAGGAATGCGAAGCCCCCGGCCTTACCGTACCGAATCCAGGTACATTGAGAAAACCTCCCCGACGGGGGACACCATCCTCACGGTGACACCGGCCGCCGCCATACTGAGGGCCGAGGCCGAGAAGATCCGTCAGTACGGAGACCACCGCCACTCCTACCCCGACGCTCAGATCGAGGAGCTGGAGGGACCCGACGGCATCAAGTCGCCCATGCTGGAGCAGCTCTCGCATTCCCGCTCCAGAGACTTGGCTTATTCTCAGCTGCCGGCTCAGTACCACAACCTGAGCTATTCCTCCAGTCCGGAATACTACTGCAAAccgtcccacagcatctgggagCGATTCAAACTCCACCGAAAACGGCACAAAGATGACGAATACATGGCGGCCGGCCACGCGCTGCGCAAGAAGGTGCAGTTTGCCAAGGATGAGGACCTGCATGATATTTTGGACTACTGGAAAGGCGTCTCGGCCCAGCATAAATCGTAA